In Spirochaeta lutea, a single window of DNA contains:
- a CDS encoding DEAD/DEAH box helicase codes for MSAFPPEFDPLITRWFTSHIGTPTDFQTEVWQAASRGQDLVMTAPTGSGKTLAAFLWVLNRLMVQPGSPRPGAGVEAGAASDTVYPDDRQSVPGTGTYSGAGTPAASGEQTALGTGDTTEPGTSPGAEPGAKSTPGVRVLYISPLKALNSDMQRNLEMPLRAIEALAAGQGRTLAMPRIGLRSGDTPANQRRSLLKDPPEILITTPESLHILLTSQSGRGLFANLELLILDEVHALLPSKRGSLLSLNLAFLTRLAGDFQRLAISATVPEPRAVQEYLISGREAVPGGSGSGTGIPVSRSGGAAAGDIGVPDMGHGIGLDHPVPKPVPGGAGDAPSTDAPSTDAPSTDAPSADVPSADVPSADVPSADAPSADAPSTDAPSTDAPSTDAPSTDAPSVGLLSQDEKTPSPLPRHIAAAASKAYQLEVRMLQGTGEEFWHSLTRELYHRILDNRSTLLFTPSRRSAERITRLINEYHQAMDPGAPVLVYAHHGSLSREIRQQVEGQLKQGLLRGIVATSSLELGIDVGALDLVVLLGAPTSAASAIQRLGRAGHSLGQTSRGLIYPLHARETLDALVLARGVEQGLVESLPIPENPLDVLIQGILSMTSHRTWEEDELYAWVRRASSFRNLSRGDFNAVLDLLEGRYADQRFRDLQPRIFRRSQEGRLTAKPGAALLIYSSGGTITDRGYYKLRLEGAGSLIGELDEEFVWERRPGDTFALGSRVWLVRQITHNDVLVEPVQNPRSMTPFWRAEPGSRPWELSSLLTEFLEEAQDPGIFQTLPGAVQHLLTRQRGETQVPWPHRHHILAEHIESDEGEGGEGRPMLILHTLWGAAVNRPLAFILQGRLDQELGTGQAQVMAGNDTILISGVVIEDPRELLGGLALSRLEQYLTRGLETSGYFGARFREAASRALLLPKRGFGQRQPLWISRMRSRKLYARVKSIPGFPLIKETWRTCIRDEFNIPVLTSLLEEIQTGAIRITPVTTTRPSPFAQDIIWQHTNLNLYRDDTPEDSLPGTYQGDPVQDVLGSAALRPIIPRHLITRLETQLQGLTPDSRPRSPEELYQLLKDRLCLTPGEFRRLAADLDSPESGLLPSLGGSLYVIRSRAAEGRPSPRPWICCADSLAEIRRLLPRRSSSLLIAPLDPVSNFLDTLPSLEDSFELSSWGDSNAPRTPSPGEPPVSPGPQGSSPLPDRPGPLFLRWLQSYGPLPVHGPNPAPGPQPLPPTPGGIPGDPAAASGQTLEDAAPRADHQPSGGTPGDPAAASGQTLEDRALRDDLQPSGGTSGDPAGSTVTADSGPPAGAFWELLTGVADLRPDHPGLAGLGTQLIWGAALGEPLPSPEPSGAYHRTGPESGNPGMDSAGRESTGVPAAVERAPGVRGQDGAGAKQYQVCDADNLERLLRMLRKQRASSHALVPPEFLPRLLAWKQGIIDLPDSGEGSAAPGSIEPGTGGLAKSGADQDAGGRFGRVMERLLWYPARPGAWDQVILPSRGALPALHHAQGILSELGLHWYAWQDRVFFGFEDERVYFFDPPEAPADLARALEELFPGSAGSYDVLSLSEFSGLALGEVNRLLWQLAFAGQVRGDSIETIRQGIVSEFGAKELPGLGGPSRGSRGGRVPGGAGAPGNYGAPGIYGASGIPGLNLPGAVGRRTRGRRAAPGRGMPGPREWQALRGLRGHWLRNPRALESPWDNPMAALEAGKERVRQLLDRYGVLLPGITRKELPLLQWSSLSRTLRLMELSGEIRSGLFFADLPGPQYMLPPDADFLEQGGVTGPLVQAKPWYWMSAADPASPWGLGLPGYPGEIPRLEGNLIIFDPQGPAAHLTRKGRDLHIRPRTTTAQAPSLAACLQQIADTLPGYSPLRIAAINQEPAAKSPWAAPLTEAGFINTYRHLELWKGI; via the coding sequence ATGAGTGCCTTTCCCCCAGAGTTCGATCCCCTCATAACCCGGTGGTTCACCAGCCACATCGGCACACCCACGGACTTCCAGACCGAGGTGTGGCAGGCTGCATCCCGGGGGCAGGATTTGGTCATGACGGCCCCCACGGGGAGCGGCAAGACCCTGGCCGCCTTTCTCTGGGTGCTCAACCGGCTTATGGTTCAGCCCGGGAGTCCAAGGCCTGGCGCCGGTGTGGAAGCGGGCGCCGCTTCCGATACGGTGTACCCGGATGATAGGCAATCCGTCCCCGGCACGGGGACTTACTCCGGCGCCGGTACCCCCGCGGCTTCCGGCGAACAAACCGCCCTCGGCACCGGCGATACCACCGAGCCCGGTACCTCTCCCGGCGCCGAGCCCGGTGCCAAATCCACCCCCGGGGTCCGGGTACTCTATATATCACCCCTGAAGGCCCTGAACAGCGACATGCAGCGCAACCTGGAAATGCCCCTCCGGGCCATAGAAGCCCTGGCTGCCGGCCAGGGACGAACCCTGGCCATGCCCCGGATCGGCCTTCGAAGCGGCGATACCCCGGCAAACCAGCGCCGGTCCCTGCTCAAGGATCCCCCGGAGATTCTCATTACCACCCCCGAAAGCCTGCACATCCTGCTGACAAGCCAGTCCGGCAGGGGCCTATTTGCCAATCTGGAGCTGTTGATCCTTGACGAGGTCCACGCCCTGCTACCCAGCAAGCGGGGCAGCCTCCTGAGTTTGAACCTCGCCTTCCTGACCCGCCTGGCCGGTGATTTTCAGCGTCTGGCCATCAGCGCTACGGTTCCCGAACCCCGGGCCGTTCAGGAGTACCTGATATCCGGCCGGGAAGCGGTGCCGGGGGGCAGCGGTTCTGGTACGGGGATTCCTGTGTCCCGGAGCGGGGGGGCCGCGGCCGGAGATATTGGGGTGCCGGACATGGGCCACGGGATCGGGCTGGACCATCCGGTCCCGAAACCAGTCCCAGGAGGAGCAGGAGATGCCCCGTCCACCGATGCCCCGTCCACCGATGCCCCGTCCACCGATGCCCCGTCCGCCGATGTCCCGTCTGCCGATGTCCCGTCTGCCGATGTCCCGTCTGCCGATGCCCCGTCTGCCGATGCCCCGTCCACCGATGCTCCGTCCACCGATGCTCCGTCCACCGATGCTCCGTCCACCGATGCTCCGTCTGTCGGCCTTCTGTCCCAAGACGAAAAGACACCCAGCCCCCTGCCCCGGCACATCGCCGCCGCCGCCAGCAAGGCCTACCAGCTGGAGGTGCGGATGCTTCAGGGTACCGGGGAGGAGTTTTGGCATAGCCTGACCCGGGAACTCTACCACCGCATCCTGGACAACCGCTCCACCCTCCTGTTTACCCCCAGCCGCCGGTCCGCCGAGCGGATAACCCGGCTGATCAATGAGTACCACCAGGCCATGGATCCCGGAGCCCCGGTTTTGGTCTACGCCCACCACGGCTCCCTGTCCCGGGAGATCCGCCAGCAGGTGGAGGGGCAGCTCAAGCAGGGGTTGCTGCGGGGGATTGTGGCCACCAGCTCCCTGGAGCTGGGGATCGATGTGGGTGCCTTGGATCTGGTCGTTCTCCTGGGAGCCCCGACCTCGGCTGCCTCTGCCATTCAGCGCCTGGGCCGGGCGGGGCATAGCCTGGGCCAGACCAGCCGGGGACTCATCTACCCCCTCCATGCCCGGGAAACCCTGGACGCCCTGGTTCTGGCCCGGGGGGTGGAGCAGGGCCTGGTAGAATCCCTTCCCATCCCGGAAAATCCCCTAGACGTCCTGATCCAGGGAATCCTCTCCATGACCAGCCACCGCACCTGGGAAGAGGATGAGCTCTACGCCTGGGTCCGCCGTGCCTCCAGTTTTCGGAATTTGAGCCGGGGGGATTTCAATGCCGTCCTGGACCTCCTGGAGGGCAGGTACGCGGACCAGCGCTTCCGTGACCTTCAGCCCCGGATATTCCGCCGCAGCCAGGAAGGCCGGCTCACCGCCAAACCCGGGGCCGCCCTGCTCATCTACAGCTCCGGAGGCACCATAACCGACCGGGGCTACTACAAGCTGCGCCTCGAGGGGGCGGGCAGCCTCATCGGGGAGCTGGACGAGGAGTTCGTCTGGGAGCGGCGCCCCGGGGATACCTTCGCCCTGGGATCCCGGGTGTGGCTGGTCCGGCAGATCACCCATAACGATGTCCTGGTAGAGCCCGTACAAAACCCCCGAAGCATGACCCCCTTCTGGCGTGCCGAGCCCGGTTCCCGCCCCTGGGAACTCAGCAGTCTGCTAACCGAGTTCCTGGAAGAGGCCCAGGACCCCGGGATCTTCCAGACACTACCCGGGGCGGTGCAGCATCTCCTGACCCGCCAGCGGGGCGAAACCCAGGTCCCCTGGCCCCACCGCCACCACATCCTGGCGGAGCACATCGAAAGCGACGAGGGCGAAGGAGGGGAGGGCCGGCCCATGCTCATTCTGCACACCCTCTGGGGGGCGGCGGTCAACCGGCCCCTGGCCTTCATCCTCCAGGGGCGTCTGGACCAGGAACTGGGCACCGGTCAGGCCCAGGTGATGGCGGGGAACGATACCATCCTAATAAGCGGGGTAGTCATTGAGGATCCCCGGGAGCTGCTGGGCGGCCTGGCCCTGTCCCGGCTGGAGCAGTACCTCACCCGGGGCCTTGAGACCAGCGGCTACTTCGGGGCGCGCTTCCGGGAGGCCGCCAGCCGGGCCCTGCTCTTGCCAAAACGGGGCTTCGGACAACGCCAGCCCCTGTGGATCAGCCGGATGCGCTCCCGGAAGCTCTACGCCCGGGTAAAATCCATCCCGGGCTTTCCCCTGATAAAGGAAACCTGGCGCACCTGCATCAGGGACGAGTTCAACATCCCCGTGCTCACCAGCCTGCTGGAGGAGATTCAAACCGGCGCCATCCGCATTACCCCGGTTACCACCACCCGGCCCAGCCCCTTCGCCCAGGACATCATCTGGCAGCACACCAACCTGAACCTCTACCGGGACGACACCCCCGAAGACAGCCTGCCCGGCACCTACCAGGGCGACCCCGTCCAGGACGTCTTAGGCTCCGCAGCCCTGCGCCCCATCATCCCCCGGCACCTCATAACCCGCCTGGAAACCCAGCTCCAGGGCCTGACCCCTGACTCCCGGCCCCGGAGCCCCGAAGAACTCTACCAGCTGCTCAAGGACCGCCTCTGCCTAACCCCCGGGGAATTCCGCCGCCTGGCCGCCGATCTGGATTCACCCGAGTCCGGGTTGCTCCCCAGCCTAGGGGGCTCCCTCTATGTAATCCGTTCCCGGGCCGCCGAAGGCCGACCGAGCCCCCGGCCGTGGATCTGCTGCGCCGACAGTCTGGCTGAAATCCGCCGCCTGCTGCCCCGCCGATCCTCCAGCCTGCTCATCGCCCCCCTGGACCCGGTTTCCAATTTCCTGGACACCCTCCCGAGCCTGGAGGATTCTTTCGAGCTTTCTTCCTGGGGTGATTCGAATGCCCCTCGTACCCCATCCCCGGGTGAACCCCCCGTCAGCCCCGGTCCTCAGGGTTCCTCCCCGCTTCCGGACCGCCCGGGCCCCCTCTTCCTTCGCTGGCTCCAGAGCTACGGCCCCCTCCCGGTTCATGGCCCGAACCCTGCCCCGGGCCCGCAGCCCCTCCCCCCAACCCCGGGCGGCATTCCCGGTGACCCGGCAGCTGCATCCGGCCAGACCCTGGAGGATGCGGCACCCCGGGCTGACCACCAGCCCTCAGGCGGCACTCCCGGTGATCCGGCAGCTGCATCCGGCCAGACCCTGGAGGATAGGGCACTCAGGGACGACCTCCAGCCCTCAGGCGGTACTTCCGGTGATCCGGCCGGTTCCACCGTCACGGCTGATTCCGGTCCTCCCGCCGGGGCGTTTTGGGAGCTTCTGACCGGGGTGGCGGATCTGAGGCCCGATCATCCCGGCCTGGCGGGTTTGGGAACCCAGCTCATCTGGGGGGCTGCCCTGGGTGAGCCCCTCCCGTCTCCCGAACCCTCCGGGGCGTATCACCGGACCGGCCCGGAGTCCGGGAATCCCGGGATGGATTCGGCCGGGAGGGAATCTACCGGTGTTCCTGCTGCGGTTGAACGGGCTCCCGGCGTCCGGGGCCAGGACGGTGCCGGGGCGAAGCAGTACCAGGTCTGCGATGCGGACAACCTGGAGCGGCTCCTGCGGATGCTGCGCAAACAGCGGGCCAGCTCCCATGCCCTTGTGCCTCCGGAATTTCTCCCCCGGCTCCTGGCCTGGAAGCAGGGGATCATCGATCTGCCGGATTCCGGGGAAGGATCAGCCGCCCCGGGGAGTATAGAGCCCGGAACCGGCGGTCTGGCGAAATCCGGAGCAGATCAGGATGCCGGGGGACGCTTCGGCCGGGTTATGGAGAGGTTACTGTGGTATCCCGCCCGGCCCGGAGCCTGGGACCAGGTTATTCTGCCCAGCCGGGGTGCCCTGCCGGCCCTGCACCATGCCCAGGGCATCCTGTCCGAGCTGGGGCTTCATTGGTACGCCTGGCAGGACAGGGTGTTCTTCGGGTTCGAGGATGAGCGGGTCTATTTCTTCGATCCCCCCGAGGCACCTGCGGACCTGGCCCGGGCCCTGGAAGAGCTGTTTCCCGGCAGCGCCGGGAGCTACGATGTGCTGAGCCTTTCGGAGTTCAGCGGCCTGGCCCTGGGGGAGGTAAACCGTCTACTCTGGCAGCTTGCCTTCGCCGGCCAGGTGCGCGGGGACAGTATTGAAACCATCCGCCAGGGCATCGTCTCGGAGTTCGGCGCCAAGGAGCTGCCCGGCCTGGGAGGGCCCAGCCGGGGTTCCCGGGGCGGCCGGGTTCCGGGCGGAGCCGGTGCGCCGGGGAATTACGGCGCTCCGGGGATTTACGGGGCCTCGGGCATCCCGGGGCTGAACCTGCCCGGAGCCGTGGGAAGGCGCACCCGGGGACGCAGGGCGGCGCCCGGCCGGGGCATGCCCGGACCCCGGGAGTGGCAGGCCCTCCGGGGACTGCGGGGGCATTGGCTGCGGAACCCCCGGGCATTGGAATCACCCTGGGATAACCCCATGGCCGCCCTAGAGGCCGGAAAGGAGCGGGTCCGCCAGCTTCTGGACCGCTACGGGGTGCTGCTCCCGGGCATAACCCGGAAGGAGCTGCCCCTGCTGCAGTGGAGCAGCCTGTCCCGCACCCTGCGTCTCATGGAGCTCTCCGGGGAGATCCGCAGCGGCCTGTTCTTCGCCGACCTACCCGGGCCCCAGTACATGCTGCCCCCGGACGCCGATTTCCTGGAGCAGGGCGGGGTGACCGGCCCCCTGGTCCAGGCAAAACCCTGGTACTGGATGAGCGCCGCCGACCCCGCCAGCCCCTGGGGCCTGGGCCTGCCGGGTTACCCGGGAGAGATTCCCCGCCTGGAGGGCAATCTGATCATCTTCGACCCCCAGGGCCCCGCCGCCCATCTGACCCGCAAGGGCCGCGACCTGCACATCCGCCCCCGGACTACCACCGCCCAGGCACCCTCCCTGGCGGCCTGCCTCCAGCAGATCGCCGACACCCTGCCGGGCTACAGCCCCCTGCGCATCGCCGCCATCAACCAAGAGCCCGCCGCCAAAAGCCCCTGGGCCGCCCCCCTGACCGAGGCCGGCTTCATCAACACCTACCGCCACCTTGAGTTGTGGAAGGGAATATAA
- a CDS encoding SulP family inorganic anion transporter: MVIEKGSTMFKPKLLEIRSRGYSWNSFGQDLSAGIIVGVVAIPLAVALAIASGVSPDKGLITAVIAGFIISALGGSRVQIGGPTGAFIVIVYGILETHGFEGLIIATLMAGVFLVFLGVIRMGNLIQFIPYPVILGFTAGIALIIFSSQVNELLGLGLVHVPAEFLEKWHLILSNLGRINPWALVLSGASIGGILLLQGLDKRIPGALVVLVLGTLAVNIFSIPVETIGSRFGQISGAIPAPRIPPGILERISTLWLPALSIALLAGVESLLSAVVADGLTGEEHDSNTELIAQGIANIACALFGGIPATGAIARTATNIRSGAKSPLAGIIHAVFLLGVLLFLSPLASLIPLAVLAGILTLVAYNMSEVHTVAHLMKGPRSEGLVLVLTFGLTVIIDLTVAIPLGMLLAFLVFLRTMSKTTQVRIHRGEMREVPEEQDPHGFTTLIIPEDVDVVELEGPWFFGAVESYKTQLTLPSPPPRVRIIRMRLVSSIDTTGARNLAQLIGHAGDRGTRIILAGAQPGVIHSLESLGITKSLGDDLVPDLPRALERAQWYLGHRHAPLAEKLSRGGVHHGLRAQDPLEVIRQLCARLDLADDTRTDLMKALVEREELGYTAVGRGLAMPHPRWLVVHREEEEFLSLAYLEHPVDYQAPDGQEVTAVFLIVASSPQSYQRLLSRLVRKLRLQDFQDLLAARAGLEEWISALEEHHQD; the protein is encoded by the coding sequence ATGGTAATCGAAAAAGGATCAACCATGTTCAAACCGAAACTCTTGGAAATCAGGTCCCGGGGCTATTCATGGAATAGTTTTGGTCAGGATCTGAGCGCGGGAATCATCGTGGGGGTGGTCGCCATTCCCCTGGCGGTAGCCCTGGCCATCGCCAGCGGGGTGAGCCCGGATAAGGGCCTCATAACCGCTGTTATCGCCGGTTTCATTATCTCCGCCCTGGGGGGCTCCCGGGTACAGATCGGCGGACCCACCGGCGCCTTCATCGTAATTGTCTACGGCATCCTAGAAACCCACGGATTCGAGGGGCTCATTATTGCAACCCTCATGGCTGGGGTCTTTCTGGTGTTTCTTGGGGTGATTCGAATGGGGAACCTCATCCAGTTTATTCCCTATCCGGTCATCCTCGGATTTACCGCCGGCATCGCGTTGATCATTTTCAGTTCCCAGGTAAACGAATTATTAGGCCTCGGGCTGGTGCATGTTCCGGCGGAGTTCCTGGAGAAGTGGCATCTCATCCTCAGCAACCTGGGCAGGATCAATCCCTGGGCGCTGGTCCTGTCGGGGGCCAGTATTGGGGGAATCCTGCTGCTCCAAGGTCTGGATAAACGGATTCCCGGAGCGCTGGTGGTATTGGTGCTGGGCACCCTGGCGGTGAACATCTTCTCCATTCCCGTGGAAACCATCGGCAGCCGTTTCGGTCAGATATCCGGGGCCATTCCCGCGCCCAGGATTCCCCCGGGCATCCTTGAGCGGATCAGCACCCTCTGGCTGCCGGCTCTGAGTATCGCCCTCCTGGCAGGGGTGGAGTCCCTGCTCTCCGCGGTGGTGGCCGACGGCCTAACCGGGGAGGAGCATGATTCCAACACCGAGCTCATCGCCCAGGGGATTGCGAACATCGCCTGCGCCCTCTTCGGCGGCATTCCTGCCACCGGGGCCATCGCCCGGACGGCTACCAATATCCGATCCGGGGCCAAATCGCCCCTGGCGGGGATCATCCACGCGGTGTTTCTTCTGGGTGTGCTGCTCTTTTTAAGTCCCCTGGCGAGCCTGATTCCCCTGGCGGTTTTGGCGGGGATTCTAACCCTGGTGGCCTACAACATGAGCGAGGTGCACACCGTTGCCCATCTGATGAAGGGACCCCGGAGCGAGGGCCTGGTCTTGGTTCTGACCTTCGGCCTTACGGTAATCATCGATCTGACCGTGGCGATTCCCCTGGGCATGCTCCTGGCCTTCCTGGTGTTTCTGCGCACCATGAGTAAAACCACCCAGGTCCGGATCCACCGGGGGGAGATGCGGGAGGTTCCCGAAGAGCAGGACCCCCACGGCTTTACCACCCTGATTATTCCCGAGGATGTGGATGTGGTTGAACTCGAGGGTCCCTGGTTCTTCGGGGCAGTAGAATCCTATAAAACCCAGCTGACCCTGCCCAGCCCCCCGCCGCGGGTCCGGATCATCCGGATGCGGTTGGTCTCCAGCATCGATACCACCGGGGCCCGGAACCTCGCCCAGCTCATCGGCCACGCCGGAGACCGGGGAACCCGGATCATCTTAGCCGGGGCCCAGCCCGGGGTGATTCATTCTCTGGAGAGTTTGGGTATAACCAAAAGCCTGGGTGATGATCTTGTGCCGGACCTGCCCCGGGCTCTGGAGAGGGCTCAATGGTATCTGGGACACCGCCACGCACCCCTGGCGGAGAAGCTCTCCAGGGGCGGGGTCCACCACGGCCTCCGGGCCCAGGACCCCCTGGAGGTTATCCGGCAGCTCTGCGCCCGGCTGGACCTAGCTGACGATACCCGGACCGACCTTATGAAGGCCCTGGTGGAACGGGAGGAGCTGGGCTATACCGCCGTGGGACGGGGTCTGGCCATGCCCCATCCCCGGTGGCTGGTGGTTCACCGGGAGGAGGAGGAATTCCTATCCCTGGCCTACCTGGAACACCCCGTGGATTACCAGGCCCCGGACGGACAAGAGGTTACCGCCGTGTTCCTGATTGTCGCCAGCTCCCCCCAGTCCTACCAGCGCCTGCTCAGCCGCCTGGTGCGGAAGCTGCGGCTCCAAGACTTCCAGGATCTGCTCGCAGCCCGGGCCGGTTTAGAGGAATGGATCAGCGCCCTGGAGGAACACCACCAAGACTAA
- a CDS encoding tyrosine-type recombinase/integrase, producing the protein MVAVGQYSARSIQAVFHRACQQVGITKPASVHSLRHSYATHLLEAGTDLRIIQELLGHSSTKTTEIYTHVSMATISSIRSPFDELDL; encoded by the coding sequence TTGGTAGCGGTAGGCCAGTATTCGGCACGAAGCATTCAGGCCGTATTCCACCGAGCCTGTCAACAGGTCGGTATAACCAAGCCCGCATCGGTTCACAGCTTGCGTCATTCGTATGCAACCCATCTATTGGAAGCCGGTACCGATCTGCGTATTATTCAAGAGCTATTGGGCCACAGCAGCACCAAGACAACGGAGATTTATACGCATGTCTCAATGGCCACCATATCAAGTATTCGTAGCCCCTTTGATGAACTCGATTTATAA
- a CDS encoding MFS transporter, which yields MTNKNDSGGVSEPHQLSTARLVLYGFGDTSFSLAITTVGAFLAVFLTDIVGISPAYAAGAIFLGRTWDYISDPLLGFLSDRTRSPWGRRRPYILFGTPFLGITFALLWWVPPVEGQLALAVYYGVMYLLFTTAATVVFMPYVALTPEIAPGYDQRTRVTGYRMAFSIAGSLVAFIVPLLIVGTFEAANAPRALTMGVLFGLFFCIPLYTAFFAAKERGEFVHSKPPRLRDSVRAFMGNKAFLYGMGIFLLTWITIDLIQALLLYYIKYVVVRDGYSELIMASIFVSALVSLPLWDWLSRRFDKRRAMIYGYIGWIVVMVILSAFTAQVNLGLIVGLCVLAGLGVGAAHVMPWSILPDAIEVGEEKTGQRHEGVFYSVVFLVQKAASSFAIPLALLVLEAAGYRGDLTVQGPQAIFALRMLMGLVPAVFLTGAIFLAVKYPLKREQHQALLAKLEAQRQSQSDENSATGPGSIPAETE from the coding sequence ATGACTAATAAGAACGACAGCGGGGGAGTCTCAGAACCCCACCAACTCTCCACTGCCCGGCTTGTGCTCTACGGATTCGGAGACACCAGCTTCAGCCTGGCAATTACCACCGTGGGCGCGTTTCTTGCGGTGTTTTTAACCGACATTGTAGGCATCAGCCCCGCCTATGCGGCCGGGGCCATCTTTCTGGGGCGCACCTGGGATTACATCAGCGACCCCCTGCTTGGCTTTCTGTCGGACCGGACCCGAAGCCCCTGGGGACGAAGAAGACCCTACATCCTCTTCGGCACCCCCTTCCTGGGAATCACCTTCGCCCTGCTCTGGTGGGTTCCGCCCGTAGAGGGGCAATTGGCCCTGGCGGTGTATTACGGTGTTATGTATCTACTGTTTACGACGGCGGCTACGGTGGTGTTTATGCCCTATGTGGCGCTGACCCCAGAGATCGCTCCGGGGTACGACCAGCGCACCCGGGTCACCGGTTACCGCATGGCCTTTTCCATCGCGGGCAGCCTGGTGGCCTTTATTGTGCCCCTGTTGATCGTGGGCACCTTCGAGGCCGCCAATGCCCCCCGGGCCCTGACAATGGGGGTGCTCTTCGGGCTGTTCTTCTGCATTCCCCTATACACCGCCTTCTTTGCAGCCAAGGAGCGGGGGGAGTTCGTTCACTCCAAACCGCCCCGGCTGCGGGATTCCGTCCGAGCCTTTATGGGCAACAAGGCCTTCCTCTACGGCATGGGAATCTTCCTGCTCACCTGGATCACCATCGATCTGATCCAGGCCCTGCTTCTCTATTATATTAAGTACGTGGTGGTCCGGGACGGCTACAGCGAGCTGATCATGGCGTCGATTTTCGTCAGCGCCCTGGTCAGCCTTCCCCTCTGGGACTGGCTCAGCCGCCGCTTCGACAAACGCCGGGCCATGATCTACGGCTACATCGGGTGGATTGTGGTTATGGTGATTCTATCGGCCTTCACAGCCCAGGTGAATCTGGGACTGATCGTGGGGCTCTGTGTCCTTGCCGGCCTCGGGGTAGGCGCGGCCCACGTAATGCCCTGGTCCATCCTGCCCGATGCCATCGAGGTCGGGGAGGAAAAAACCGGCCAGCGCCACGAGGGCGTCTTTTACTCCGTGGTGTTCCTGGTGCAGAAGGCTGCCAGCAGCTTCGCCATTCCCCTGGCCCTTCTGGTCCTTGAGGCGGCAGGGTACCGGGGTGATTTGACTGTCCAGGGGCCTCAGGCGATCTTTGCCCTTCGCATGCTCATGGGGCTGGTTCCTGCGGTGTTCCTAACCGGAGCGATCTTCCTGGCAGTGAAGTACCCCCTGAAGCGCGAACAGCACCAGGCCCTCTTAGCAAAACTCGAGGCGCAGCGCCAATCCCAGTCCGACGAGAATTCCGCCACCGGGCCAGGGAGCATTCCGGCGGAGACAGAATAA